TTGTCTTAATGAACTTTTGATTTACGATACCCTCTTTAATTAAACAGACTGGAAATCTACACACTCTTTCGACTACATGGTATGTTTCGATATTTATAGTTCAAACTTTCCTAAAAATTAACTCTTGTGAAAAAAAAACCAAGTTGGCTTCATATGTAAGAGCTTAAAAGGTTGTCTATAAATCTTTTTATCATTTTGAAAAATCTCGATTGGTTCTCAAGATTATTTGGCTTAGCTGTTTTCataattatgctaattaatGCATGACATCGTGAATTAGAAAGAATGAGGTTCTATTTTAGAAGTTTATCAAGGTATGTGGtgatgtaaatatgtttttacctattcaatttgatattttttgacGTATTCacataaatattaatatttagtCATCCTGATTATTATTCATACCAGCAATAGTTTCTCAGCATTTAATTCATGATGTCACAATTCTGTATAATTAGCTAAACTTTCAAGGCTTATATCTCCCAAACCAAGaaagactttttaaaaaaataaaaaaggtttatagacaacttttcaaactcgttttaaatgaaattaactCATTATTTcgcgggaggtaagctttaaatttttaaagcgtatacaagctttttttaaaaatcactgGATTCTCTTTTGGGCCTTTTtacatttcaaaattttctctgCTTCTTCGAACTCTTTAAGAATCATCCTTGTGGACTAAGTTACCATTTCTGACAAACAGCTTTTGGCAACCCAAtgatttacaaaatttttttgctcTCAAGATTATAAAGTTTTACAATCTCTTCTCATGTTTTATGTTCGCCCCATGACGTCAACTGGAGATACGATCTaagatataaaaaagtgttaatTTCCAGATGGCTgcgcataatattttttttcttcgataAAAAAGAATTTCTTCTCCTTTTTTATATACGTAGCGAATTTGATGTAAATAATTTGAACGCTGTGTAACGTGTTCATTTTCACTGCATTTTCCGCTATAGCGCAAAAAGTTGTTAAACTTTTTGTTCACACATGCgcacttaaaaaaaataatctctaATTTTTTGCGCTATAGcggaaaatgttgtaaaataaaaatgagtcTTAATACGCTTTTACGAACCtaatatttttgttgcaaaagGTTTGttagaaacaattttaaattaaagaatTAGAACTTTTACACGATTCTCAATTTGAGGATATTAAAGTCCGACCAACAGACGATGAAATGTCTATATCCAATTTAGAGAACAAAGAGGAAGAATATAGAAAACAACATTCGCTTGGGTTGGTAAGGAAAAAAAAGGTCCACTTGAACCTCTCACTTATGTATGTACTTAAAGCTCTGCTACAGTTTGTGGTTGATCAGCTCAGGTTAATCAGTTTATTGAGATAAATCCTggaataacatttataagaataAATAGACTAAACCACAAATCCGCTGTCAAAGTTTTTCAAACAACAACACTGTATAAGCTGAGACAGATGTttttaactgactttgtttACAATTAGATATAAATAAGTTGTGAAACGTGAAGTAACAAGTATATTATATAAAAGAAGTCAAAATGCTGATGTGGTTGTTCTTCATGTTACTCAGCCAAGgtaaataaactttattttttggtTGGAGTTTTTTTTCGACATGTAAAACACAGCTATTCATCAATTATGTATGATCGTGAACGATTGCGGCCTCTGAATTGTGAAGAAATAAGTATATTTGCGCGATATTTTAGTTTGATAAGACCGTCCTTGAAGTAACTATTTTCGGACACTGTCCTTTTGCACTTAAATGATTGCATTTCAGCTTGTGTATCGCGATGAAATATCCAGTTAGctaaattttttgctgactaCAAAAAATTGGCTTGTCTGACCATTGATTAATGCAGAATTTCAACTCACATATTTTTTTCCCTCGAAACGGATCTGGTTTGAACGAAAATCAAATTTTCAACGAACTTGATTGGTATTTTTTTCAGATTCTGTGTTTTCTTTGGAGAGTATAGGAAATAGTTAAAGTCATTGTAACTTTTACTCGGAATGGAACGACAAGGAACGAAATTGaatgaaaaagataaaaaattcccaAGTCACGTGTTTAGAAAATAACTTCTTGCATGCTCAGAAAAATGTCCGATTCAATCCGATTTGTTCAAAGGTAAAAGACATTTCAGTGAAAATTTGTCTCAagcaacaaaacattttaatacTTGTGAAATGTCAACATCGACACCTGGCttctattttcctttttttcaaacTGGAGCACAAAGACGGTTTTTGATAGGccggtaaaattttaaaaaccaagTAAGACAAACTAGAGAAAGTTCGTCCACTATTTTCTCTGGTACAAAATAGGCAGCTTTGCTTAATATCCATTGGATGAAGAAGACAAATATAGTTAGCTATTATTGTTGATACACTTGATTCTTTAATCAAGGATCAAGTCATTGACAAAGTTTGTTTTTGAATGCAATCAAATTTGACACTGTCCATCGGTGATGTATCGAGTTTAGAAAATGTTTAGTTAATATATTAGTCCCTACAGTTAACTCCCGGTAACCCAAACCTCTAAAGACCAGAGAAAACAGTTTGACTTAGCGAATGTTCGACTTAAGCGAAACTCCCGGTAATTTTCTTTAGACtctataaaatttacaaatgttACAATCTAGTAAGTTTTCACTGAAAAAAGTTTCGTATGTCAGTTTGACTTAACCTTGTGCTTCCTCAACAACTTATTAGGTTGATGTGAAGACATTCTCTGTTTCCACTAAATAACATATACTCCCGGAGCTTTATGCACATCATTAGATTGCGGGCGAATTAGCTCATTTGAAGCACCATCATCTGTGTCTTTATCTGCAGGATGTTCGGAGTTCGAGTTAACGAGTAGTTTTTATAAGGAAGCATTAAGACATTTCCAAGGTACCGTTGAAAACAGTTTGAGATAATAaaagtttaaccctattcggtccggggtttttcgaacatactatgaccggggggggggcggaatccgccccccctcaataacttttcatagggttgttcaaattgaatcaaacttggcacacttatagtacgtcataaaaggaacaaaatggcgccaaaaaaaatttgcttgcgtcagcacattttctgtgacgtcatcaaaagcttgaaaattgttaaaaatgccactatctgcttaaaatataattacttttgttctagagcgaatttttacattctgtttgaagtttcggaaagctaaataaaagttatttaacatatcttccggtttttacatggatcggatgaaaaattgccaaaaattgcccgaaaatccgtttttttccgattttcgggtaaaatccgacaaaatcgggaaatcggattagtcacgtgttcaaattattccaaatgattcttcttgatgaaacaaagttgtgttgcaagtttcaagttctaaggataatcctaacaggagttattatattttccccattataaggatttcatagagatttttaggggtagtttcgagtaatggccaatatcaaagcctctgaaaggtatgggacctaaaaaattagcatgcaggtgtctaatagataaatgttgaaactcagtaagtatcatagccatataacaaagcaatcaggagttattaaaaaaaaaccgtcagggggggcggaatccgccccccccggaccgaatagggttaaattggCCCGTGTTCGagtaaccgggagtctactgtagtcGTTACCATGcagaaaatcaaatttttttcgcCCATCCTTTATTTTGCGGTCCTCAGATTATCACCTGTCATGCTTATTTCAGACAACGCTATTTTGTGACCGTTAACATAAAGTAGCGATTTAGCGATCATTTTTAATAACATACGGTTGTTACAATAGAGAAATgcaattttaaattgatttatAGATTGTATACTTTGCATCCCATTATTTTGAATTCTTGCATTCTTAGGTACATCAAGTTTAATTCAACACGGAAAAATAATATTGTTATTTGATCATTACTTCCGAGCTGAAGTGGTCATCAATGCAACATCAAAGCCTGTTCTCGAATGGTATTTGGATGATGAATATCTAGGCTACGGGTATTCTAGAAATATATCAACTAAAAGCTACGTGTTTGCTACTGACTTGCATGAAGAAACCTCGTGTGGAAAAACGTTACGTTACAAAGCTGTAACAAAAAGAGATGTACTGTTAAATGAAACCTATCTGGATTTTGAATGTAAGGAATAATTTCTTGAGCCTGTCGATGTTAATCATGCAGAATGATGAACTCGCAGCAGTCTGGTTGTTGTTAGTCTTGTTAGTAGTAACTGCCACTCCCTCCGAGTGAAAACGAAATCAATTTTTAaagccaaattttttttttagatcaatAAAGAGTTGTGCATACCATAATTTTTTGCTAATCCACTTTTTGTTTCACAAATCAGCATATTTTTACACAATTTTGCGAACggtatttttacaaaataccattcgcaaaaataatatccgttaaatataattttttgggCTCGCGAAAATTCGTAAATTTTAGGTAGTTAAAAAGCTGTCTGATTGATTGACCTTTTCAGTCAAGATTAAATCCTAGACCTTCTTAGATCTATatcgttgttttttttattgcttttgttGTTTCAGTGTAtcgaacattttaaaatttgtttataagCAAAAATTTAAGGGAAAAAGGAAAATTTCCAGTTGTGCTGTTACTATTATATGAAAATTTCTAACATAATATCaatagttttataaaaaaagataaaaagctTTGCAACgtcaggaaaataaataaacaaaatttgtttcTCTAGGATATACACGCCCATAACATACCGCATTCATTTATTAAAACTAATCAAATACTAGTACTAATAAaagccatatttttttcatgaaCAGGTCATGGTCACATTCACTATCTTAACATACCAGTTTTTGTTGGATCGACTTCATCAGTAGTCATTGCGTTTATCGGACTTTTTGTACTGGCTTATTTTGTACTCAAGAAAAAaggtaagaaaataaaaatagcttttttaaaactgaattggTTTTCCTGGGCAGTATTGACGGCGTTGAACTTTACACCACATGCAAAAAGATTTGTAGCTACGATTCGGCATTTGTCGTAGTTGTTGTAGTTATAGACGTTCGTCGTTGCAAAAAGATTTGTAGTTACGATTCGGCATTTGTCGTAGTTGTTGTAGTTATGGACTTCGTCGTTGTCGTTTGTCGATGTCCTTTCCGTTTGTCGTTGTCGTTCGTCGTTGTCATCgatgcttttgttgttgtttactaTTACTATTTTAGGCAAACAAGTGAAACAAAGCTTGGAAGAAAGAAAATCACAATGCAAGAAAACAAGGCAAAAACAGTGTGTGGATACTGAACAATACCTTCTTTCAGTTCCATGTGGTGAAATTGAAAGGCTGTCTATAGTGATTGATGAAGCATAAATACAGGGAAATAGGTAATAGAGAACATACAGAAATGGAGATCCAAAATAAACATTTGCGAGATGATTAAACCTGATCATCGCACGTGACAGACATTGCTCGCAAACACTTGTTAAGTGGTCACATGACTCAACCAGATGATAACATAATGTCACGTGATCAAAGAGTAGTTTAAAAGAAAAGTGCACTTAAACCACGTTTACTCCACGATAAAATTGTTCCAAcatattgtatttttaaaaaatttggttgggaaaaatttttcttataaaataaagATATTCGAAGGGCGagtaaatcttatttttatagATATTAACTGCCTGCAATTAAAACCCTCCTTGGACATAAATGCAATAGtaataatgtttgttttttgcatATACGTTGTGCCGATAAGCGCCCTTCTGTTCTCGAGGAAAGAGGGGCGGGGGGCTATTGTCGCCAGGACATACACAATCTCGTTCTTAAGGCTTTTTGTCTCTTACGGGCTTTGTTCTTAACTCCCCGTCAGATGTGCTAGATCCTGGATTGAGGTTGACATCTAAACTTGTGTAATGCACGTTAGCCTGTGGCTGCGAGTCAAGTTGAAATGGAAACACCTTTTTAAGTTACTAAGGTTCCCCTGATTTCACGTATTTCGTTATAAAATCAATCATattttattattcatttattaagGTTTGGTAAAATTCTTGGTAAATCATTTTGATGagaaaaagataaattaatGAGGACCTTGTTCTTGCAGTTATGAAGGCCTCTTCTTTTGAGGGTAAAAACAGTGAGCATCTCGATGTACAGGTCAATCCAATTTCTAGAATCTTGGACAAGATTGGTTTGTTGAGATTACGACGGGATCAAGAGTCCGATGAAGGAAATCATTCAAAAACACTATATTTTGAAAGGGTCAGAATAAAAGTTATTATTGGGAGAAAAGATTGTCTTTGgagatagaaaagaaaaaagatcaaGATAAGATTTACAAAGAAGCACTGCAACTTTCAGTTACTGTCCAGGAATAGGAAGACAACATTAGATGATAAGAAGTTGCCAATAACACCATGATACTAGAACATCAAAGAAAGATAGCCAGCTCTATCGATTTTTTAGGTGTGAGTACGTCACAGAAAAAAAAGCCTCGAGGCAGTTGCTTCTGGAAGAATGCGATGCTTTATTAGCCAACGATGATGATGTTGGTAACGCACTTGACCTGAAgataaaaatcacaaaatcgatttttaaatttcagtaTTATTGTCGCGTCACAGTTTCAAATCCTTAGGGGTAAGCCGAATAAAATGTCTTGTTTCACCTCTATCGAAGGGACTACGGAGCATAAGGAAGCCTTAACGTCATaattaaattttccttttttagccTGCTTCGCACATTCATTTGATTGTCTGCATAACAATTCATGTTTGTTGATAGTCAAACACTTGAACTCTCTCAATAACGTCTTTTGACTGCTTACCTCTCTGCTCTTTCTGTACAGTGTCTCTTTTTTTGACTAAGTTGGCTACTCTGGCTATGGTTTGAACTTTAATTTAGGCAACCAATACATCTTTTGTAGTGATTGTGTAGTTCCCAGTTGTTGTTTGGTACCGCATTTAATTCGCGGTTTCCTTAAAATTAGTATTCACGGTATTCACCATAGCCACCCATGTCTCCTCACTATGTTCTTGGTTAACAGAATCATCCAGATTGCTCCTACTTcttcaacaaaataaatggaAGTTTGATGTGCTGTCAAAGTCGTTtcaacaaaaactttttaaaaagctgCATATGGAGATGCGTCATTTGGGTTAAACAAGGCTAAATGGAAATATAACCTAAACAAGTTGATTTTTGCCTACAACTGCACCAACAACTCAACAACAGGGGtttctccttatttttttattaaaaatccaAGCTGCCAATTGACCTAATATTAACCACAGAACAAGCAGAGACAGAAAATTATCCTGCATACATCAAAAAATGGAAGATCGAAATAAAACTATCATATGGGATTGCTTCCAAAAACTCGAAGAAACACAATTTAAATAGGCCTTTGCTATTAACACTGCAGTCTTGTGATAATGCACTGACGCAAAATTGTCGCCATTCCTACTGGAAAGACGAAATTACTGTCGTAGTTGAAAAGATTGGTGATGATGGTGTTGTATACAAAGGTCGTTCTGACGGACAACAATGGTAAAACAAGAACAGTACATGGTAACCTACTGCTGCCCTGTGATGATCTGCTTGAAAATTTCAAATGGTGCTGGCTATTACACCTGCGGAAAGGTTTGATAAAAGGACACAGATAAGTTGCAAAGAAACACCAACAGTCAGACATTGAGATCCAGTAAAAGGTCTCAGTAAAAGGTCTCTGTAACAGGTCAAATCACTGTGTGAAGTAGATGTAACGGATGATGTTGATAACAGTTATGAatgatgatgggagaaggatctcccgaaacgtcgcctactaaactatcatgttcaagaattgataaactttccacagtaatatgaatactgaacagagaaaccgaaataatatcttcaataacagAAGAAGTTGTTGTAGAAGAAAGAAATGGATCTATAAAGTTGCTTTTCAACACAAACACAAACACAGCATACATCCACAAAAACTGCTATTGGTTTATTCATTCCAGCACATCATACAGGCTGTAAATTTCAGGAATGTACCTTAGTTATTAGGGTGTACTGCATCCACTATACTGTGTTGTGTTGTGTTGATGTATAAATATGTGCAATCATCGCCACTATTCTGAAATATGTTACGACGTCACTGGAAAATGCAACCACGACAACGAGGTTATGCAATATGACGTACGACAAATATTTTCAGTCGAGATGAGTGTCGGGCtgtatctatatattaatacgccttgtgtgtgtgtgcgcacggtgaggccacgtcacacaaatcacaggtcactttcttacgacgtggcgttacgctaaaatttaccaagttaaagaaaacgcaaatcagggggttactatataaatatttaattctcttttcttattttttttttaaaataaaactctttttccttactcattaaaattaatttttattttaatttcaaatggttttatttgtttttttgttgtaaaagcccgctggtcgtttaagatagaataattaaattttacccccggtttaccatgtgcgcgccgtatctcacggaaacaaagtttattaactgaaaaatgaaaaccgaagcgaagaaagttgtctctttttcaaagtaatcctgaaaaaagttatttcaaacaaggtttactcatcacgaggttagattaaagcttatttgtttcttctatcttttttgtgttctgggaccgaagttgctttcttttaaaaaaactatcaaattcgaatgataattcgaatctaagaagtaaacaaaacagaagtaaacaaaactgttgtcattgtagagcgactgttgatgtcgagcgagaataaaaaaagtttatgttgttgccagaaatatttgttataaagaagaaagacgtacgataatataacgtcaaaaagagaactgattggaaatgtatcagacaattgtagctagctatacattttcaatttgttttctttgggatgaagcgaagtttaataatcgaagtaaaaaac
Above is a window of Hydractinia symbiolongicarpus strain clone_291-10 chromosome 3, HSymV2.1, whole genome shotgun sequence DNA encoding:
- the LOC130636545 gene encoding uncharacterized protein LOC130636545 is translated as MLMWLFFMLLSQGTSSLIQHGKIILLFDHYFRAEVVINATSKPVLEWYLDDEYLGYGYSRNISTKSYVFATDLHEETSCGKTLRYKAVTKRDVLLNETYLDFECHGHIHYLNIPVFVGSTSSVVIAFIGLFVLAYFVLKKKGKQVKQSLEERKSQCKKTRQKQCVDTEQYLLSVPCGEIERLSIVIDEA